Proteins encoded in a region of the Loxodonta africana isolate mLoxAfr1 chromosome 22, mLoxAfr1.hap2, whole genome shotgun sequence genome:
- the SPCS1 gene encoding signal peptidase complex subunit 1 has protein sequence MLEALGSLPTQMDYKGQKLAEQMFQGIILSSAIVGFVYGYVAEQFGWTVYIVMAGFAFSCLLTLPPWPIYRRHPLKWLPVQDSGTEDKKPGDRKIKRHAKNN, from the exons ATGTTGGAGGCTCTGGGCTCGCTGCCCACGCAGATG GATTACAAGGGCCAGAAACTAGCCGAACAGATGTTTCAGGGAAttattctttcttctgca atagTTGGATTTGTCTATGGGTACGTGGCTGAACAGTTCGGATGGACTGTCTATATAGTTATGGCCGGATTTGCTTTTTCGTGTTTG CTGACACTTCCCCCATGGCCCATCTATCGCCGGCACCCCCTCAAGTGGTTACCTGTTCAAGATTCTGGAACAGAAGACAAGAAACCAGGGGATAGAAAAATTAAGAGACATGCTAAAAATAACTGA
- the GLT8D1 gene encoding glycosyltransferase 8 domain-containing protein 1 isoform X1: protein MAILMCLITLGACFCFVGLITNAYIRQKRRMSFRKVNIIILVLAVALFLLVLHRNFLGLSSLLRNEASDSGIVGLQPIDFIPNAPRHAVGGSHEEIPVVIAASEDRLGGAIAAINSIQHNTRSNVIFYIVTLNDTVDHLRSWLNSGSLKNINYKIVNFDAKLLEGKVKEDPDQGESVKPLTFARFYLPILVPSAKKAIYMDDDVIVQGDILALYNTPLKPGHAAAFSEDCDSASTKVVIRGAGNQYNYIGYLDYKKERIRKLSMKASTCSFNPGVFVANLTEWKRQNITNQLEKWMKLNVEEGLYSRTLAGSITTPPLLIVFYQQHSTIDPMWNVRHLGSSAGKRYSPQFVKAAKLLHWNGHFKPWGRTASYIDVWEKWYIPDPTGKFSLIRRHVEISNMN from the exons ATGGCCATTCTCATGTGCTTAATAACTTTAggggcttgtttttgttttgtagggTTGATAACTAATGCTTACATAAGACAGAAAAGAAGGATGTCATTCCGTAAAG TGAACATCATCATCTTGGTCCTGGCTGTTGCTCTCTTCTTACTGGTTTTGCACCGTAACTTCCTTGGACTGAGCAGTTTGCTAAGGAACGAGGCTTCAG ATTCAGGAATTGTGGGGCTTCAGCCCATAGACTTTATCCCAAATGCTCCCCGACATGCAGTAGGTGGGAGTCATGAGGAGATTCCTGTGGTCATTGCTGCATCTGAAGACAGGCTCGGGGGGGCCATTGCGGCCATAAACAGCATTCAGCATAACACTCGCTCCAATGTGATTTTCTACATTGTTACACTCAACGATACAGTGGACCATCTCCG GTCCTGGCTCAACAGTGGTTCACTGAAAAACATCAATTACAAAATAGTGAATTTTGACGCTAAACTTTTGGAAGGGAAAGTGAAGGAGGATCCTGACCAGGGGGAATCTGTAAAACCA TTAACCTTCGCAAGGTTCTACTTGCCAATTCTGGTCCCCAGTGCGAAGAAGGCCATATATATGGATGATGATGTAATTGTGCAAG GTGATATCCTTGCCCTGTACAATACACCACTAAAGCCAGGACATGCAGCCGCATTTTCAGAAGATTGTGATTCAGCCTCTACTAAAGTTGTCATCCGTGGAGCAGGAAACCAG TACAATTACATTGGATATCTTGACTATAAAAAGGAAAGGATTCGTAAACTTTCCATGAAAGCCAGTACCTGCTCATTTAATCCTGGAGTTTTTGTTGCCAATCTGACAGAATGGAAACGACAGAATATAACGAACCAGCTGGAAAAATGGATGAAACTCAATGTAGA AGAGGGGCTGTATAGCAGAACCCTGGCTGGCAGCATCACAACACCTCCCCTGCTGATAGTATTTTATCAACAGCATTCCACTATTGACCCTATGTGGAACGTCCGCCACCTTG GCTCCAGTGCTGGAAAACGATATTCACCTCAGTTTGTAAAGGCTGCCAAGTTACTCCATTGGAACGGGCACTTTAAGCcatggggaagaactgcctcatatatTGATGTTTGGGAAAAATGGTATATTCCAGACCCAACAGGCAAATTCAGCTTAATCCGAAGACATGTGGAGATCTCAAATATGaattaa
- the GLT8D1 gene encoding glycosyltransferase 8 domain-containing protein 1 isoform X2 has translation MSFRKVNIIILVLAVALFLLVLHRNFLGLSSLLRNEASDSGIVGLQPIDFIPNAPRHAVGGSHEEIPVVIAASEDRLGGAIAAINSIQHNTRSNVIFYIVTLNDTVDHLRSWLNSGSLKNINYKIVNFDAKLLEGKVKEDPDQGESVKPLTFARFYLPILVPSAKKAIYMDDDVIVQGDILALYNTPLKPGHAAAFSEDCDSASTKVVIRGAGNQYNYIGYLDYKKERIRKLSMKASTCSFNPGVFVANLTEWKRQNITNQLEKWMKLNVEEGLYSRTLAGSITTPPLLIVFYQQHSTIDPMWNVRHLGSSAGKRYSPQFVKAAKLLHWNGHFKPWGRTASYIDVWEKWYIPDPTGKFSLIRRHVEISNMN, from the exons ATGTCATTCCGTAAAG TGAACATCATCATCTTGGTCCTGGCTGTTGCTCTCTTCTTACTGGTTTTGCACCGTAACTTCCTTGGACTGAGCAGTTTGCTAAGGAACGAGGCTTCAG ATTCAGGAATTGTGGGGCTTCAGCCCATAGACTTTATCCCAAATGCTCCCCGACATGCAGTAGGTGGGAGTCATGAGGAGATTCCTGTGGTCATTGCTGCATCTGAAGACAGGCTCGGGGGGGCCATTGCGGCCATAAACAGCATTCAGCATAACACTCGCTCCAATGTGATTTTCTACATTGTTACACTCAACGATACAGTGGACCATCTCCG GTCCTGGCTCAACAGTGGTTCACTGAAAAACATCAATTACAAAATAGTGAATTTTGACGCTAAACTTTTGGAAGGGAAAGTGAAGGAGGATCCTGACCAGGGGGAATCTGTAAAACCA TTAACCTTCGCAAGGTTCTACTTGCCAATTCTGGTCCCCAGTGCGAAGAAGGCCATATATATGGATGATGATGTAATTGTGCAAG GTGATATCCTTGCCCTGTACAATACACCACTAAAGCCAGGACATGCAGCCGCATTTTCAGAAGATTGTGATTCAGCCTCTACTAAAGTTGTCATCCGTGGAGCAGGAAACCAG TACAATTACATTGGATATCTTGACTATAAAAAGGAAAGGATTCGTAAACTTTCCATGAAAGCCAGTACCTGCTCATTTAATCCTGGAGTTTTTGTTGCCAATCTGACAGAATGGAAACGACAGAATATAACGAACCAGCTGGAAAAATGGATGAAACTCAATGTAGA AGAGGGGCTGTATAGCAGAACCCTGGCTGGCAGCATCACAACACCTCCCCTGCTGATAGTATTTTATCAACAGCATTCCACTATTGACCCTATGTGGAACGTCCGCCACCTTG GCTCCAGTGCTGGAAAACGATATTCACCTCAGTTTGTAAAGGCTGCCAAGTTACTCCATTGGAACGGGCACTTTAAGCcatggggaagaactgcctcatatatTGATGTTTGGGAAAAATGGTATATTCCAGACCCAACAGGCAAATTCAGCTTAATCCGAAGACATGTGGAGATCTCAAATATGaattaa